CGGGATCTACATCATCGAAGCGCTCGACCTCGAAGAACTGTCCACGAAGAAGCAGTACGAGTTCACTTTCGTGCTGGTCCCGCTCAATATCTTCGGTGCGACAGGCTCCCCGGTTCGACCGTTGGCCGTGACCAACTCATGACCGATACCACTCTTGCCCAGCACCTGGCGCGCTTTGCAGCCGCGACCACGTTCGAGGACCTGCCCGACGCAGTCGTGGACAGCGTCGGAATGCGCGTACTCGACACGTTGGGTATCGCCATTGCGGCAACCGATCTCGATACCAGCCGCGCCGCAATAGCCTGGGCAACCGAGCAAGGCGGAGCGGCAAAGGCTTTCGCGGTAGGCGTCGAGGCTGCGCTCCCGGGACCGATGGCTGCATTCGTCAACGGCGTGCTGGCACATTCTCTCGACTTCGACGACACCCACCTGCCCTCGATCCTGCACCCGAGCGCCACCGTCGTACCTGCAGCCTTGGCCGCGGCCCAGCAACACGGCGCCGACGGGCGAACGTTGGTTCGTGGCATAGCGATCGGCTTGGAAGTCTGTGTCCGGATCGGGATGGCAGGTTTCGACCCCGAGACCCAGAACTCGGTGTTCTTCGAACACGGTCAGCACGCGACGTCGATCTGCGGCGCCATGGGTGGAGCGGTAGCAGCTGCCGTCATCGGCGGCGCATCGGAAGCAACGATCGTCGACACTCTCGGAATCGCTGCGTCGATGGCGTCGGGAATCATCGAGGCGAACCGCACCGGCGGCACCGTCAAGCGCATGCACTGCGGGTGGGCAGCACATTCGGCATTGGCTGCTGCGGGACTTGCGCGTCACGGCATCACCGGCCCGCCGACCGTGCTCGAAGGCCGATTCGGCTTCTTCGAAGCGTGGCTGCATCAACCGGGCCGGGCGTCGGAGATCGTCGACGGCCTCGGAACGGAATGGGCTGTGCCCAACATCTTCTTCAAGCCTTACCCGGCGAATCACTTCACCCATGCTGCGGTCGACGCGGGTGCTGCGCTCCGCAATCGCGGCATCGCACCGTCCGATGTGGAGAAGTTGGTTCTCGGCGTGCCCGCGGCGAACCTGCGAACCATCGGTGAGCCGATCGAGGTCAAACGCACACCGACGACCGGATACATGGCGCAGTTCAGTGGGCCGTACGCACTTGCAGTGGGCATGTTCGGCGGCGGCGGGCTCGGTGCAGCGTTGGAAGACTATTCGGACGAACTGGCCAATGCCGAGGACCGCCGAGCGTTGATGGCCAAGGTCGATGTGGTTCCGGATGCTCGCTGCGACGCCATCTTCCCGCACCAGTTCCCGGCAGTGCTGACCGCGACGTTGACGGATGGAACCACGGTGGTCGAGGAAGTCCTCACCACCCGAGGTGGCCCCGAGCGACCACTGTCCTTCGAGGAGGTCTCGGCGAAGTTCCGTGCGAACGCCGGACCGTTCATGTCCGAATCGGATGTGGCCCAGCTGGCCGAGCGGTGCCATGGACTGCCCGATCTGACGGACATCGGCACCCTGCTCGCCCCGCTGAGGAGAATCGGTACTGCCACTCGGTAGTGACTACGCCCGAGCCAGGACTTCCCGCGCCCCGCGCATCACGGCTTCGTCGACGAAGCGGCCATGGTCGTCCACAGTCGGACCGCCATCGGACAGTTCGTACAGTTCCACCAATCGGCGGGCCGAGGCGATTGTTTCGTCCGACGGCGTCAAGGCCGCGTTGATGATGGGAACCTGGCTCGGGTGCAGTGCTGTTCGGGCGCGGAAGCCCATGTTCACGAAGTGCTGGGTGGTGGTCACGAAGCCGTCAAGGTCGCGGAAGTCTGTCGAAGTCGGGGCAACGGGAGCGGCCAGAGACGCTGCAGCGCAACCTATGACGACCTGCATGCGGATGGTGTCGATCACGGCTTCGGTTTCCGGGGTGCGCGCGATGCGCAGGTCGGCGAGCAGGTCCACCTCGCCGATTCCGAAGGTGCGAACACGCGCGTATTCGGCCATCGCAGCAATGGAGCGTAAGGCGTCGGCAGTTTCTAATAGCCCGATCACGGCGAGGGGTTCCATCATGCGTGTCGACTCGAGTTCGGTGAGGAGCGCATCCGCGCGGGCCAGCGTGGCGGTCGAGCATTTGGCGATCATTATGCCCGCGACACCGGACTGAGCGGCCGCGTCGAGGTCTTCTGCCAGAAATTCGGGAGTGATCCGGACCCATATCTCGGTGCCCGAAGGCTCGCGCGTCATCAACCAGTCGCTGACGGCTTCTCGTGCACTTGCCTTCTGGGACAGGGGCACCGCATCTTCGAGGTCGATGATGACGGCATCGGTGTCACCGCGGACAGCTTTGTCGAAGAGTGCG
This region of Rhodococcus sp. PAMC28707 genomic DNA includes:
- a CDS encoding MmgE/PrpD family protein, with amino-acid sequence MTDTTLAQHLARFAAATTFEDLPDAVVDSVGMRVLDTLGIAIAATDLDTSRAAIAWATEQGGAAKAFAVGVEAALPGPMAAFVNGVLAHSLDFDDTHLPSILHPSATVVPAALAAAQQHGADGRTLVRGIAIGLEVCVRIGMAGFDPETQNSVFFEHGQHATSICGAMGGAVAAAVIGGASEATIVDTLGIAASMASGIIEANRTGGTVKRMHCGWAAHSALAAAGLARHGITGPPTVLEGRFGFFEAWLHQPGRASEIVDGLGTEWAVPNIFFKPYPANHFTHAAVDAGAALRNRGIAPSDVEKLVLGVPAANLRTIGEPIEVKRTPTTGYMAQFSGPYALAVGMFGGGGLGAALEDYSDELANAEDRRALMAKVDVVPDARCDAIFPHQFPAVLTATLTDGTTVVEEVLTTRGGPERPLSFEEVSAKFRANAGPFMSESDVAQLAERCHGLPDLTDIGTLLAPLRRIGTATR
- a CDS encoding CoA ester lyase yields the protein MTRTDSRSFLYVPAIKPALFDKAVRGDTDAVIIDLEDAVPLSQKASAREAVSDWLMTREPSGTEIWVRITPEFLAEDLDAAAQSGVAGIMIAKCSTATLARADALLTELESTRMMEPLAVIGLLETADALRSIAAMAEYARVRTFGIGEVDLLADLRIARTPETEAVIDTIRMQVVIGCAAASLAAPVAPTSTDFRDLDGFVTTTQHFVNMGFRARTALHPSQVPIINAALTPSDETIASARRLVELYELSDGGPTVDDHGRFVDEAVMRGAREVLARA